Below is a window of Bacillota bacterium DNA.
ATGAGCAGTGCAGCCGTACCGGCAACGGTGATCGCTTCGGTTCCAGCGAGGCCGTCGATCCCGTCCATGAAGTTATACAGATTGACGAACCAGACGATCCCGACAACCCCCAAGACAAAGCCGACTGAACCCAAAGAGAGGCGAGTCACCCCGAGATTGAGCGATGGAAGGCCGCCAAGCCAGTACAAAGCCCACGAGGCGGCAATGACATGCGCCCCGGCGCGCAGCGTGGCGGGTAGACCGCGCCGATCATCAAGCCAGCCGACACCAGCCACAAGGAGACCACCGCCGCAAATCGCTGCCGCGACTTCGCCGTTGATGATGCTGCGCAGAGCCAGAAGTATGACAGTGCCCAGGAAGACAACAACAATGGCTAATCCTCCGCCCCGCGGCGTAGCCACCACGTGGGAGCTTCTGGCGTTAGGCACGTCGAGGATTCCCCGACGCAAGGCGTATCGCCGCACAACCCCGGTGAGACCATATGCCGCAAGGAACACAAGAGCAGTAATTTGCATGATCTCCGCAGTCAATCCGGAGTACCTCCACCTCAACCGGCCCGCTTCGAACAGAACTCGCGGTGGGTCCCAACACGCCGCAAGCCCTGCTAACAAGCACGTCACGACGCTGCACGGAGGCGCCTACCTACGTTCATACCTTGGAGAAGCGCTTCCATCCGCGCTTGCACCAGGTGCATGCTGCAGGCATCCGGTATTGGGCATTTGTTAGGCTGCACCGTTGCAGGCCTAGTAGCCGACTCTAGTGCTCTGGAAAGCTACGAACGTGCTCTTAGGTACGCGGAGGAACCCGCGTACCTGCGGAATTCGCAACCTGGCATGTCCTACCTGCCGAATGGCTGATGATGATAGAACACCACTCTGATCGATTCACGGCGAGTATGCTCGATAACTCAGCGCTGCGCTTCAGGAGTCCTTGGAGGGCTAGGCTTCCCGCAGCTCTGCTGATAGGCTCCCTCCATTGGGCGGCACGCGCCAACTACTACCCCAAACCCTCCAGAGTGGTCCACAAGGAACCACCCGGACGGGACCGGCCATCCGCCCTTTTGACCTTGCTGACTCCTCCGGCGTCACGCTCCTGCCGCTATGGCGCCAAAACGCACTCGTAGGTATACGTTGCCTCTTGCAGCTTTGAGTGAGTTCCCTCGAGAAGGACCCGGGTTTCCACCCGGCGCCGGTCGGAGTAGAGCGGTACCTTCAACTGGTTGATCTCGCTCCGCTTCTCAAGTCTCGCCTTTGGACCTGTACCAGTCGACGGTCTTCCTAATACCTTCCTCCAAAAGTATCGGCGCTACAAAGCCTACCTCCTGCCGGAGTCTGGTCACGTCGCACACCGCATCCTCAGTGATCTTCACCACTTGCTCAGGCGTCAGAGGACTCTTGCGCCCAAGCAGCCTTGCTGCCACGGTAAGGCACCAACTGCCCACCAGCGCAAGCCGCCGATCTACCCTGACTAGGTGACGAGGTTTGTTGAGTGCCGAGGCAATGGCCGCTACGATCTCGTCAAGCCTGTACGGTTCGGGGTCTGCAACATTTAGGATGGACACGCCGCTAGGCCCCGGCCATCTGGCAAGTCTACTGCACAGGGCTGCCACGTTGTCGACATATGTCATGCTCTTTCTGTTGGCGCCCTTCCCCAGCACCAGTGGACCGTGTTTCGCCACAGCCTTTATCAGTCGAGAGACATTTCCCGGCTCGCCCTCGCCGTACACGGTGCTTAACCGGAGAATGGTCAGCCTCATGCCGGTCTCAGCGGCAACATCCGCCGCGGCCTTCTCAGCCATGAGTTTTGATTGACCGTAAGCGTTGTCTGGCCTGCAGGGGGACTCCTCCTTGAAACTCACACCGCCTTTACCGTACACAGACGTGCTGCTGGCAAACACGAAGTGCCGCACGTTGTTGGCACCGGCAGCCCTTGCGATGTTCCTGGTTCCCTCGACGTTAATAGACCGGTACTCGTCTTCTGTCGCTCTTCGGTGGACCGCCGCAGCAAAGTGGAACACTGTATCGACGCGTTTAGTCGCCTCGGCAGCTACAGAAGGATCCCTGACGTCGCCGACAACCACATCACGTGAAGAACGTGGTGTCCGGAACGGGGTACGGCGCACAAGGCACCGGACGTCCATCCGGTCTGAGAGAAGCTGGTCCACCACACGAGAGCCTATGAAACCGCCGGCTCCCGTAACCAGAACCTTCTCGCCCACGTATCCCACGACTCCCTTCGCTCACCGTTCGCTTACAGTCGGTGTCACACGCGGTCAACTGCACCCGACGACAGTTCACCGCAGGCGTATCACCGGATTCCTCTCCCATCGGTCAGCGCGTCAGATATCCTCATAAACGTGAGCTTTCGACTCCACTCCTCCAGGAAGCGCCGCAGTCTCAGCTCTGCGGTACGCGTTCCGCCCGAGTGCCTGAGCCTCGTTGCCAAAGACATCCCGGGAACATCAGGTTGCCCGCGGTCCAGCTCCCACGGGTGGAGATAGAAGACTAAGGAAGCTTCCCTGAGGATGTTCGGAAGACCCAGGCGAAAGATACAATATGGGAGCATCCGAAAGTACCCGCCGCCTGCCCATGGGATCGTAAGATTTCCCGCTCTCACTACAGATATCGGGATTTCCCAGAACCCTGATCGTACCTCGAAGGGTCTCCGAGGCGCGGGACCCTGGCCGCTGGGCAGTGTCAGTGAGCCGTATCTCTGATGCATTGCAAATGGGTGGAGGCTGGAATCGTAAGTGAACCCGTGCTTCCGGAGGATGTCGATCGCGTCATCGTTAATAGAGAAGCACGGCGCGCGATAGCCTTTGACTGCTTGACCCGTCATGTCTTCGAGCAGCCTTTTAGAGCGGACGATATCCTGCTCGAACTCTTGCAAGGACTGACGCGGTATTAGTTGATGGTTGTACCCGTGCGAGGCAACCTCGTGGCCTGCAGATTGAATGTGTTTGACCAAGGACGGGATGCGTTCAGCAACCCATCCGAGGATAAAGAAGGTCGCTTTGAGGTCGAGATCCTCAAGAATGCTCAGGATTCTTTCGGTCGACTCGGCCACCCGGAGCTGTTGGCCGTCCCACAGGCTTCTCGGGACAAGTGAGCGGAGATTCTCGCTCTGAAACCAATCCTCTATGTCAAAGGACAGGAAACACGCGTGGGGTGCACGGATCATACGAGTCGCCTACCCATTCTCCTGAACTGCCGAACATGCTCGGGTTTCGGGAACGAGTAATACCTCGCACCTTCTTTGGGCATCGGTTTCAAACGGACGGTTCCAGTCCGGAACTGCTCTATCACTTCAGTGAGCATGTGCGCTGCCTCGATCTTCGTACGCTTCATGAGTGTGTCTAGAGTGTCGTGAGACCCGATCGGTACCTGCCTCTCCATGATGATGGGACCGTCATCAACTTTCGGGGCCATTACGTGGACCGTCACGGTCGCCGAGGGCTCACCATTCAGCATCTGCCAGAAGGTCGGAAGCATGCCGCGGTATTCGGGTAACTTACCGCTGTGCACATTAATGCACCCGTACCGAGGAATGCTGAGAACCTCACGGGAGAATATCTGCGAAGCGGCTACTGAAATGATCAAGCTCGGTGTCAGGGTACGAAGAAGGTGCAATGACTCTGCAGAGTTGATGTCTACCACATGAAGTAGCGCTGTTCGGGCGAGTGCGCCACGCAATCCCCACCGACGACGGGGCCTGACGATTTCCACAGCAGAAGCGCAACAGAATTGGAGGCCACGGCGGATGAAGTCGCCCATGCCATAGAAGCGATACATTTCCCTGGCTAGGTCTAGTGTCGACTGCCGGTTGAGCGGTCTAAGTACAATTATCGCTGGAACCGATACATCCGCTGATAGGTGAAATACCCGTGAGAACTCTTCAAAGAACGCTGACGTATAAAACGGGTCGTCTTGTGTTACGAGAACAATCCTAAAGCCGTCCATCACTGCTACACGCCTCACAAAGACGCCATTCCTTGTCTGCCGTCGCTTGGGCACCCATCTGGCAAGGTACGACTGTGCCCTTGCCCCTCCATCTTTCTCTGCTTTGCAGCGCCCCGCGTTTCGGACGCGATAGCTGACACTGCTATCGGCACCTCCCGCGACTATTCGCTTGGCGAACAGCAAGAAGAAGGACGTCTTCCAATTCCTTGGCAATCGTTCGTCTCAAGTACCTTGAAGCAACATGTGCCCTGCCGTTGCGCCGGCAGGCTTCTCTGAAATCCTCTCTCTGCTTCATTTCCAAGATCGCAGAAGCAAGCGCCTGTGAATCTCCGGGAGGGACTATAAGTCCTGCTTTCGCTTCAAGCAGGACATCGCAGGACTCCCCGGAAGCGCAAAGGATCACAGGACACCCTACTCCCATGTATTCATATAGTTTCGAAGGAACGCTGTCAGTAAGTTGACCGTTCTTTAGCGGAATAACTGCTGCGTCTGCCATTGCGAGATAGGATCGAACCTCCTCTTTTGGAAGTCCAGGCAGGAAGCGAACGTTACTAAGGTTGAGCGTCGCAGCCATGCGCATTAGTTCGCTCTTCGCAACCCCTTCCCCGATGATCAGGAATTGTACGTCAGGCGTCTGCTTCTCGAGTGTTGATGCCGCCCACAACAGAACGTCAACACCCTGAAACCTCCCGATGAGTCCTGCATAAAGCACTACAAAAGCCCCGTCCAGCCCCATCATTGTTCTCAAACGGGTGTCTACGGGAGCATTTATAAACTCCTCGTCCACACCGTTACGTATGACGTGGATCTTTTCTCGTGGAACGCCTTTCTCGACCAGCTTGTTCACTTTTTGCTCCGTTACAACCGTAATGACGCTAGCTTTCCTGTACAAGAACCTCTCTAGTCGTTGTGCAACGCGATTGGCGAGCGAATCGGATTTCAATTCCCCTATTAGTGTAGCTATCTCGGGCCATATGTCCCGAACGTCAAACACAAATGGGCACCTCTTGAACAAGGCTATCGCACAACCTGAAAGCCCAAGGAATAGAGGTGGGGAACTTACAAACGCCATGTCGTACCTCTGCGAATTGAGGATAGACACCAGGCTTGACGACACCACAAATGAAAGCTGATTCGCAAGCCTAGGCGCTGTCCTCGCGCTCGCCGACACGTACATATAGGTGCGGACGACTTTCAAGTCATCCATGCGCTCAAGTGACCACGGTCGTACCCTGTATGGCTTGAACACTCGTCCGTTAGGGTAGTTCGGGTAACCTGTCACTACGGTGACATCATGCCCTAGTCTGCTGAGATTCATTGCCAAACCATACATCCGTGCAGCAGGCGCCCCAGTCTCTGGAGGGAAATAGTGGGTAACAAAGAGAATTCGCATGATGTACAGCCTCGACTTCCCATAATCAGGCATTGTGCAGCCTCACATCTCTGCAAACGAGCAACCACTGAAGCAACGAACGCGCTGCTCAGCACGGCGTATGCGCTGAACCCTCACAACCTTGCTCGCCAACACCTTTGCTCACCTGTCCCGACTCCCAAACGAACTACTCTGAACCCAGCTCTGTCCCATTCTTCACCACAGAAGCCCCTCGTGTCAAGGATTAGGCGCTGCCTCATCAACGCAACAACCTTCTCAGGCACAAACTGGGACCTATATACAGTATGATCAGTCAGCAACACCACAGCGTCTGCACCTCGTATCGCATCTTCCAGGGTATACCCGCTGAATCTCGGTACATAGGGGTCGTGAACCACGACGTCGTAGCCTGCGGCTCTGATCCTCTCGATCACCTGAAGGGAGGGACTCTCGCGTTCGTCCCCCACATCGGCCTTATACGAAACCCCAAGAGCAGTCACTTTCTCTGTTTTCCGGCCTAGGGCCTTTGACTCATCCACCATCCCGCAGAAAAGGCTAAGAACATGTAAGGGCATGGCTGAGTTTACCTGTCTCGCCACACTTATGAGTCGCGCTTTCTCAGGAACCGCCTCTATGAGGAAATATGGATCGACTGCAATGCAATGGCCTCCCACGCCAGGCCCGGGTTTCAACACATTCACCCTCGGATGGCGATTCGCCAGCGCAATTGTCTGGAATACATTGACCCCGAGTTCTTCACAAATGAGGGCAAACTCGTTAGCCAGCGCTATGTTGACGTCCCGGTAAGTGTTCTCCATGAGCTTAACGACTTCGGCGGTGGTAGAGTCAGTGCCAATTACGTTCCCGCGTACGAAGGTACGGTAGAACGCAACAGCTTGCTCGGTGGACTTGTCGTCAACCCCACCAATAATGCGGTCGTTCTCGATTAGTTCCCGGAGAATATGCCCAGGCAATACGCGTTCCGGCGCATGGGCAAGATAGAAGTCCTTCCCGCAAGTGAGGCCGCTCCCTGCCTCCAAGACCTTCCGAACCAGCGTGTTTGTGGTTCCGGGTGAAACTGTGGATTCAAGAATTACAAGGTTGCCCGGACGAATATACGGTGCGACACCGCATGCCGCTTGTTCAACATACGAGAGATCCGCGCTAAACGTCGGGATGTCATGGTGTTCGTCTTGTAATGTAAGGTATTGCCCTGGAATACCAGTCTCGCCCCTGGAATCATGACTTGCAGCAGCTACCTGCTCTTTCACCTCGTTGGCCCGGTCGCAGCCTAGCACAGGTCGACACGGCGTGGGCACCGCAAGAATGAAGACGTCTCCTGGTTCGGCATGCTCAGAGACCCGCAGATGACCGGAGGCGAACGCTTCGCGGGCGATTTCCGCGAGTCCGTCCTCGTTGAGAATGTGAATTCCACCATGGTTGAGCTTGTCTACGATCTCGCGATTGAGGTCTATCCCCAAGACGTCATGACCTGCCTGTGCTACCACGCAAGCTGTGGGAAAGCCAATGTAACCAAGTCCAACTATACACACTTTCACGATGGCATGCACCGCCCTTTGCTCGTGTCAAGCGGATGCTGGGCCAGGCCCGCACGAAGGATATTCGCCTATGGGCCACAGACGGCCCAATCCCCAGGTTCTCATGATATCGTCTACTTCGGCAGCGAGCAACGTAGTCGTCTCTCGGTCCTTTGATAAGGGCTGGATTAGCGTGAAGAACCGCACAGGCCCCTTTACTCTCGCCGTGACACGGTATGACCAGGCTGGAAGTCTCTCACCGTAGTACAGAGACCACCATCCCCGCATGGGATTTGCCTGCCCCTTTGCCCATGTGCCCGCCACTTCCTGCGTGCAGCCAACCCGAAGAAGAAGCTTTGTATCCTCAATTGTTGCTACGGCCCCCGTAGGGTTTAGCTCGAGTTCCACATCGCCTACAAGCCAGTGGAGGGTGAATTCATGCTCCGAGTCGTCTCCGAAGAGATCATCGACAACGAGGAATGCGTCATCTTTCTGCGCACTGAACCTTCTGTGGATAACTGGGCTATAACCAGCATGCTCTCCGATGAAAAGTTGTGTCAAGCCGATGGTGGAGAATTGGAGAGCCCGTCCTCGCGCCCAATTTGACCACAAGAAACGGCCCCCTTTCCTCATTTGGTCGCGGTCATCTACCGTCACCGTGTTATGCGAAGACGTACCTGCGAAGTATTCTAGCCAGCCCCCGCGAGGGTTGTACGAGTAGGTTCCAGCATCAACCAGGAGGTTCTGACCGTTATACCACAGATCCAGGTGAAGCATGTCTGCTTGATAGGGGCGGTGGCGGTACTCTCCACAGCGTATCATAGCAAAGGCATTCTGCCCCCTCAGGACATAATAACCACCAACGGGAAACGAGGCACCACGTCTTGCTATCTGAACGGTCGATGAGTTCTCTGATGTTGATGAAACACAGACAACTCCTTCGCCGTTACGTTTTCTTTGCTCTGCCGGACCACGAAACCAGGTTGTCTCTTCTAGCCATGGCCCCGGACCGTAAAGACTCTCGCCATCTAGTATCACACTCAGTGCATTCAACGAAGGCCGGTAGTCCAGGTAGTCACAGGAGGACAGGGGGAAAATGAGAGCCCCATCGTTTGAACCATAGTTAGGGAGCTGCCCGGTTTTCTCGTCTTGCATACTCCTTAAGAAATGCAGCAACTTTCGGAGACGAGCGATCAACACATTGGGAAACTCCGTCTCATTGACCTGGGCAATCCTTAGACTCCAGCTGAAAAGCTGCACCACAAACCTCGAGTAATTCGTGGAGTGCATCGAGTAAGAACCATCAGTGCATATCTGCCACAAGGCCTCTCTAACCAAGTGGCTGAACCCCTTCTTCCGCCACCTCGTCGATTCTTTGAAGAACGGGAAAAGGGTCCCGATAGTGAACATACCGGCAGCCTCGCTCAGGGAATGGTTATTCCTTACGCAACGCAAGGCATACCAGTGGTTTCTCTCGATGTGCCATGCATTATACCAGAGGTACTTGAGAAGCAACGCGACCCGCTCTGGCGTCGTTACCCTCAAGCCTCCAAATGCATAAAGGCCAAAGATCCACGCAAAGCTTCTTATGGCTATCTCCTGGCCACACCGCCAGTTAGGCCCATACTCCGGCGGATTAGCTTGTACCCATGACTCAAGATGGTTCCAGAATCCGTCGGCATAGCGTTCGTCTCCGGTCAGAGCATAGGCCCTTGCCAAGTAGTAGACATGAGAGAAACGCGAAGCCTCCCAGACGTATTTGATGTCGCCCAACTCCGCGGACAAATCGGGGACAAGCGACCAGTGAGTGTCTCCTGGGTAGCGGATGCCATCGACAGGATTCATGAGCCAGTCTGGAGGGTCACCCAGATCCGCCCACCACCGGCTAAAGAAGAGAAACCTACCCTCCAGCGCAGCATTTGCAACCTCTACGACCCTGTGTGGGTCAGCTATTGCTTCTCTGTAGCCCGACAAGTCAGGGTCAAGGAAGAAGTGCGAATCGGCATTCTGCCATTTCTCAAGAAGGTAAGCGTCTAGGTCAGCCGGTGCCACCCCAAACGACCTCGAAAGCAACCCGTCAACGGACGTAGGCTTAAACCGCCTGCATATTAGGCCGCTTCGAACCTCGCCCTCATATAGAGCCCGCCAGGCAAACCAGGTGGGACCCATTTCCCTAATTAGGCGCAACATGTCGCGGTCATACATTCGGCATCATCAACCCAAACCGAAAAGCCGTCTTCTTAGTCCGGGATCACCGCTCAACAGTCTCTGATTCTCGCGTTTGTCACGCAAGGCCTCGCACCCTTTGCCCTACGGCATCCTCAATTCTGCTGGCTCACAGCCAGTGGAGACCCTTCGCGTGTCCCACGCCTCGTGCCGTCGCCACCATAAGGTACTTCATCGCCAGTTCCGAGTGAAATCCCGTGATACCACGGTACGTTCACGAATAAAGATACAATTACCCACATCACCCCTACGGGAAGTACCTTTCCAATCAGGCATTCCTTTACAAAGCCGCTCAGGCTCCCTCTAATAAGAGAGACCAATGAAGGCAGAAACAAACAATAAATGACCGCACCCAATTCGGACCGCAGCAAGTATCTCCTTGCGAAGCCTAACAGCAGCCCGAGTACAAACATGTGAAGCACAACGCCTATAAGTCCGAAGTTCAAATAACCTTCTGCAACGGTGAAAAAAGCATAGCCACCTCCGCGAGCATACACATCAGGGTAAAGAGTGGATACGTACCATTCTGTCGGTGATAGCGGTCGCACGTTACCAAGAACCTTCAAAGGAATCTGTTGGAAGAGAATCTCTATATAAGATCTCCCCAGCCAAAAAGGGTAGTCCTGCGGTACATGTTCAATCACGTCGTCGAGAATTCTGAACGCGTATCCAAACTCCATCCTCCCCGGGTCAAGCCAACTCCACGAAAAAGATCTCACTACCATATCGAGCTCTACAGAGCCAAGGAAACGTCCACCGAGAAGTCCTCGAATGTAGCCAAATGAAGCAATCCCCACCCACAGAACAGGGAGCACAAACGTCAATCTGCGCCAATTGAAGCGGTAAACGAAGATGTAGTAAGCAGCCACCGAGGATAGCAAGAGCGATAGGAATAACCTCCGCCTAGCGGAGAGCAGTTCCAGAAAGAAGACGCACGCGATGACTAGTATGGAAAGCAACACTCGTGAGCGTGGAGACCTTGAGTTAGCGGAACTGCAGAATATCAGAGCAACACCAGGAAGTGTAAGACCTCGCCAAAGCGTGACGAAGCCTAGACCTCTTTCCACAAGGTAACGTTCCGAATAAGGCATCTGGAAATACGCAAAACCCCCGCCTGCCTCACTGAAGACGACAAAGTACGACGCAATTCCTAGCAGTGACATGAGAACACCTGCGTAGAGAAGAAGCTGATACTTCTGTCTAGAACCAGAACGCTTCGGTATCTCCGCTCTGGCACTTCTCACACAAGCGCAACCCGCAAGACAAGCAAGTAGGCCTATCGCTGCAACGAATGCCGTATAATATGATAACTCAGACCATCTGCCCTGCCTCGCAAGCGAGAGAGGATATGAGAACGAATACAAACAAAGACCCACCGGGAAGAAGGCCTTAACATCGAGAGGGCCTAACCGGGAAATCAACGCCTGGCGCACGGAAAAGACCGCCGTGACCGCTATACAGGTCACAATTACCGTGCTGACGACAACACTTTCGCTAGCAGCAGCAACCACAGAGCCGACGCCTACTGCCAGACCTAATGCAACACCTAATAGAGCCCAATGTCTCATACCCAGGTCGTACCTACCATCAATCAGAATGACAGGTTCAGTGTACCTATCGGAGGCAAGACCTCGCTACCCGTGCTTATGGACTAAGATTCTGCAAGTTCATAGCATTAGCCAGGCACTCGCGCATTCGAAGTCTCTCATGATCTATGCGCTTTGCAACATCCATAAGTGCCTTTCTTGAAAACGCTATGAGCTCGTCAATATCAAGCAGTTGATTGTGCCGTAGGTCTCGAAAATCGAAGCATAGCCTACGTAGCCCTAGATCGTCAAAGGTGCCCGGCATCTTGGACCCCCACGCTGTTCTGTAGATACCTATCGCTGGTGTCCCAGCTGAAAGAGAGAGAATCGCCGCGTGCAGTCTGAACGCTATCGTGCAATACGCGCGTTGATAAATCCCCCTCAGAACCAGTGGATTGAGCTCTTCGATTATCGGGACTTCAACACCCAGGTATCTACCCTGCCTTGCACTGGCCTCACTAATCCTCTTGTCTTGAAGCGTCTGCACAACCAACACAGGTTGCAGGCCCATAGCCCTCAGCTTCAGGAACAAATCGCCCACAAGCTCCGTGGTTTCCCTTCTATCTCTGTCAGGCAGTTCATTCTGATCGCCAAGAGAACTAGCACGCAATACCACAGGAACAAACTCACCTATGCGGAGCTTAGAACTCGCCAATATGCTCATGGCAGCCTCGTGGTCTGTTCTCTGGATAAAGAAGGCTAGATCTGGGAAGACACACTGGCTTGAACCACCCAGTTCAACCGTCCTACTTGACACTGACTCTCTAAAAAAGCAAAACCGTGCTTCTCTCAAGAAAGACTCTATCGTTTCTCTACCTGCTCGATTAGCTAGATCCGGGATAGACTGGGGAAGGAAACCATATGGCTTGTCAAATGCCTTGGCGCAGGCAATTGGATAGAGAATGCCCCGCAATCGTAGGTTATCTTTGAGACTTCTGGAGAAAAGAAGATTGCCCCCGTTGAACACAACGTAGTCGGCCGAACGTATTGCCTTAAGAACGGCGTTATCTCCTGTGAGGGGACAATCTATGCTGGGAAAGAATAGCAGCGATCCCTTTAAGAAGCCGATTGCCTGGCGAATCAATGATTGGGAATGCCTATCATAATCGACAGGAAAAGGCAGCATGCCGACAGACGAGTAGGCCGATCTCATGTACCGTACCGTAGCACTGTAGCCTGGGTGATGCTCCGAGAATCGGCTGATGCCCACTATTCTAACATCCCCCAATGACTGCAGGACATCAACTGCACCGCAATTCAGCGCCATATCCCCCGCGTTGTTCGGCCCATAAATGTAGACGATGACTATCTGAGTCATGGGAATACCTTACCTTTCAGGGTCTCAATAAGGACATATAAATCTGCGCATACTTCTCAGCAACAACGAAAGGATCATAAGATCGAGCATAGGTAACCCTAGCTGATTCAGCGATACGTTCATACAGGGCTTTGTCTGTCAGCAGTTCTCGAACGGCTCTTGCATAGAGTATCGGATCATGCTCTCTGACGACCAGAGAGTCTTCTTTGTCCTTGACGAGATCAGCCATTGGTGCAATTGCTGACATGACGACTGGCCTACCGAGCATGTAGCTTTCCACCAAGAGATTCGGTAACGCTTCATGGAGCGTCGGGAATAGTACCAGGTCTGCCGCAGCTAGGTAGTCTTCCGGTCTCTCTTGCAAGCCCGCAAACACAATGAGCTTGTCAACAGACAGTTGAACAGCCAACTTCTGTAAGGAACTGACATAAGCCTCTGGCCCAGTCCCCACGATGACCCCGCCCACTCGATAGGACATGTCCCGTAGAACAGATAACGTCCTAACAAATACGTCCAGCTGCTTCGACCGGATCAAACGCCCAGCATATACGACAAGATGATCACACCGCGTCTCCCCTAGTAGATCTCTTCGGAGTCGCGCTACCGAAGGCTGATCTATCGTTTTCTTCGGTATAACATTGGGCACGATGGACCACGTGCGCGGCGTGAACCCAACCTTCGTAATATAGTAGTCGGCCTGATATCGTGTGAGAAACGTCGCGTGGTCCACCCGATTACTCAGCCAGGATAGTGCGAATCTAGATAGTATGCGAAACCTTGGTGGCGACGTTCTGTGCACAGTGACAACCACTTTGAACGGCTTGTCACTCCTTTGCAGAAATGTGGCGAGCATGCCTGTGTACAAACCCATTGCGTGAACTATATCTGGTTTGTATTCGGTAATAGCGTTTCTGAGTCCTCCATAGAACGCATAGCTGAAAGGCTGCATGCCGTCATTGGGAAAGGAGCGGACCCCTGCCCCCGCACCATTCTCCCGGCTGTGACTAGGTCCATACACAGCAACGTCTGAAAAACGTGATTCCCCTACCAATGCTTCCGCAAGGTTCCTTGTCGCTCTCAACCCGCCACCCGGAACACTTCTGGCTTCCACCAAGTAAAGCACTCTTGCACGAAGCATCCTTCGGCATCACCGCTTTCTCATTGCACCAACTTTGCCAGCTATTGACTAGTCCTACCGCCATTCTGCGAGTGTGCTAGATTACGACGGACTCGCAGTTCATCTTGAGAAGCAGTATAGAGAGTATCAACAGCTTGGTACCCTAAGATTGGGGGAATCCCAACGGCACGCCTACGCTACACCCTAGTCGGCGAATTCAGTGCCACCCCTGCCACTCTAGCGAGCCCATCAATCAGATGCGTTTGCCACATCGGCCAGCGCCGTCTGTTCAAGCCTGTCACTCAAGTCCGTCGCGGCAACTCAACCGGCGCGTTACAACTACGCTAAAGGCCTGACTGATCGCCCACGCAACCATCCTAGTGGATTCCAGCAAGAGGCACATCAGTTCTGGACCAAGAAACACATTCCGCCGTGTGCGACACTACCGCAGCCCGCCCGACTCAATCTCATGCATACGTGAATGCGCACGCATCCCGGACCACGTGGTCACTCGACAGTATGACCATGAGAACGTCCCTGATGCGCCGCCCCACATAGATCGCGGCATAAGGTCGTAGCATACAGTGCAGGGACCGGGCCGCCGCTTACCAGCTTTGTGATACGGCTCTCACGCTGAATGGCCGGGAGCCGCCAGAGGACAAGCTGATTATAGTTGGATCCGGTTATTAAATGCACGCCATTTACATCGTTCGTGACCTTCAGCACCAGTTCAAAGGCTTGGTGGCCAGGCGCCCCGTCTCGCCCAGCCGCACAGATTGCCTGGTCATTGGACCAGCATTGCTACGTCAAAACCTCGCCTTTCCCTCCCGCCATGATTACTG
It encodes the following:
- a CDS encoding DUF3473 domain-containing protein, whose protein sequence is MIRAPHACFLSFDIEDWFQSENLRSLVPRSLWDGQQLRVAESTERILSILEDLDLKATFFILGWVAERIPSLVKHIQSAGHEVASHGYNHQLIPRQSLQEFEQDIVRSKRLLEDMTGQAVKGYRAPCFSINDDAIDILRKHGFTYDSSLHPFAMHQRYGSLTLPSGQGPAPRRPFEVRSGFWEIPISVVRAGNLTIPWAGGGYFRMLPYCIFRLGLPNILREASLVFYLHPWELDRGQPDVPGMSLATRLRHSGGTRTAELRLRRFLEEWSRKLTFMRISDALTDGRGIR
- a CDS encoding nucleotide sugar dehydrogenase, with translation MKVCIVGLGYIGFPTACVVAQAGHDVLGIDLNREIVDKLNHGGIHILNEDGLAEIAREAFASGHLRVSEHAEPGDVFILAVPTPCRPVLGCDRANEVKEQVAAASHDSRGETGIPGQYLTLQDEHHDIPTFSADLSYVEQAACGVAPYIRPGNLVILESTVSPGTTNTLVRKVLEAGSGLTCGKDFYLAHAPERVLPGHILRELIENDRIIGGVDDKSTEQAVAFYRTFVRGNVIGTDSTTAEVVKLMENTYRDVNIALANEFALICEELGVNVFQTIALANRHPRVNVLKPGPGVGGHCIAVDPYFLIEAVPEKARLISVARQVNSAMPLHVLSLFCGMVDESKALGRKTEKVTALGVSYKADVGDERESPSLQVIERIRAAGYDVVVHDPYVPRFSGYTLEDAIRGADAVVLLTDHTVYRSQFVPEKVVALMRQRLILDTRGFCGEEWDRAGFRVVRLGVGTGEQRCWRARL
- a CDS encoding NAD-dependent epimerase/dehydratase family protein, which produces MGEKVLVTGAGGFIGSRVVDQLLSDRMDVRCLVRRTPFRTPRSSRDVVVGDVRDPSVAAEATKRVDTVFHFAAAVHRRATEDEYRSINVEGTRNIARAAGANNVRHFVFASSTSVYGKGGVSFKEESPCRPDNAYGQSKLMAEKAAADVAAETGMRLTILRLSTVYGEGEPGNVSRLIKAVAKHGPLVLGKGANRKSMTYVDNVAALCSRLARWPGPSGVSILNVADPEPYRLDEIVAAIASALNKPRHLVRVDRRLALVGSWCLTVAARLLGRKSPLTPEQVVKITEDAVCDVTRLRQEVGFVAPILLEEGIRKTVDWYRSKGET
- a CDS encoding glycosyltransferase family 4 protein — protein: MPDYGKSRLYIMRILFVTHYFPPETGAPAARMYGLAMNLSRLGHDVTVVTGYPNYPNGRVFKPYRVRPWSLERMDDLKVVRTYMYVSASARTAPRLANQLSFVVSSSLVSILNSQRYDMAFVSSPPLFLGLSGCAIALFKRCPFVFDVRDIWPEIATLIGELKSDSLANRVAQRLERFLYRKASVITVVTEQKVNKLVEKGVPREKIHVIRNGVDEEFINAPVDTRLRTMMGLDGAFVVLYAGLIGRFQGVDVLLWAASTLEKQTPDVQFLIIGEGVAKSELMRMAATLNLSNVRFLPGLPKEEVRSYLAMADAAVIPLKNGQLTDSVPSKLYEYMGVGCPVILCASGESCDVLLEAKAGLIVPPGDSQALASAILEMKQREDFREACRRNGRAHVASRYLRRTIAKELEDVLLLAVRQANSRGRCR